The genomic interval TGATCCACCCCTTACCGACTACGGGGTGGGGCGATGGGTTGCCCTTGATCCACGCACGCGTGTTCGCGCAGTGCGGACAGACCGCTGTCGAGTGGGACCGGATCAGGAGATATCTTGATGTCGAGCAATGTTGCAGACGTGGAGCGGAGCACCGGTGACTGACTCGACCATCATCTATACGCACACTGACGAGGCCCCGGCCCTGGCGACGTATTCCTTCCTGCCGGTGGTCCAGGCGTACGCCTCCCAGGCGGGTGTCGCCGTGACCACGCGGGACATCTCGCTGGCCGGGCGCATCATCTCCGTGTTCCCGGAGTACCTCACCGAGGACCAGCGGATCCCGGACGCCCTGCACGAGCTGGGCGAACTGGCGAAGACGCCCGAGGCCAACATCATCAAGCTGCCGAACATCTCGGCGTCCATCCCGCAGCTCAAGGCCGCCGTGGCCGAGTTGCAGGAGCAGGGTTACGCGCTGCCGAGCTACCCGGACGACCCGAAGACCGACGAGGAGCGGGACATCCAGTCCCGTTACGACAAGATCAAGGGCTCGGCGGTCAACCCGGTCCTGCGTGAGGGCAACTCCGACCGGCGTGCCCCCGCCTCGGTCAAGAAGTACGCCAAGACCCACCCGCACCGCATGGGTGCCTGGTCGGCGGACTCGAAGACCAATGTCGCCACCATGGGCGAGAACGACTTCCGCTCCACCGAGAAGTCCGTGACGATCGCCGAGGCCGGCGCGCTGAGGATCGAGCTGGTCGCCGCGGACGGCACCACGACCGTGCTGCGCGAGTCCGTACCCGTCCTGAAGGACGAGGTCGTCGACGCCTCCGTGCTGCACGTCGCCGAGCTGCGTGAGTTCCTCACCGCGCAGATCGCCCGGGCCAAGGCCGAGGACATCCTGTTCTCCGTGCACCTCAAGGCCACGATGATGAAGGTCTCCGACCCGATCATCTTCGGCCACGTGGTCCGCGCGTTCTTCCCGAAGACCTTCGAGCAGTACGGCGCCACGCTCGCCGCCGCCGGTCTCTCCGCGAACGACGGTCTCGGCGGCATCCTCAAGGGCCTGGCCGCGCTGCCCGAGGGCGACGCGATCAAGGCGTCCTTCGACGCGGAGATCGCCGAGGGCCCCGCGCTCGCGATGGTCGACTCCGACAAGGGCATCACCAACCTGCACGTGCCGTCCGACGTCATCGTCGACGCCTCGATGCCGGCCATGATCCGCACCTCGGGTCACATGTGGGGCCCGGACGGCGCGGAGGCGGACACCCTCGCGGTGCTCCCGGACTCCTCCTACTCCGGCGTCTACCAGGCCGTACTCGACGACTGCCGCGCCCATGGCGCGTACGACCCGTCCACCATGGGGTCGGTGCCGAACGTCGGTCTGATGGCGCAGAAGGCCGAGGAGTACGGCTCGCACGACAAGACCTTCGAGGTCCCGGCGGCCGGTACGGTCCGCCTCGTCGACCAGGCCGGCAACGTCGTCCTGGAGCAGTCGGTCGCCAAGGGTGACATCTTCCGGGCCTGCCAGACCAAGGACGCCCCGATCAAGGACTGGGTGAAGCTCGCGGTCACCCGCGCCCGCGCCACCGGCAACCCGGCGGTGTTCTGGCTGGACGAGACCCGCGCGCACGACGCACAGCTGATCGCCAAGATCAACGCGTACCTGCCGGAGCACGACACCGAGGGCCTGGACATCCGGATCCTCGCCCCGGTCGAGGCGACCCAGCTGTCGGTGGAGCGCATCCGCCGCGGCGAGGACACGATCTCGGTGACCGGCAACGTGCTGCGTGACTACCTGACCGACCTCTTCCCCATCCTGGAGCTGGGCACCAGCGCCAAGATGCTGTCGGTCGTCCCGCTGATGGCGGGCGGCGGCCTCTTCGAGACGGGCGCCGGCGGCTCCGCGCCGAAGCACGTGCAGCAGTTGGTCAAGGAGAACTACCTGCGCTGGGACTCGCTCGGTGAGTTCTTCGCGCTGGTCCCCTCCCTGGAGCAGTACGCGACGTTCACCGGCAACGCCCGCGCGCAGGTCCTCGCGGACACCCTCGACCGCGCGACGGCGACCTTCCTCAACGAGGACAAGTCCCCGACCCGTCGCGTCGGCGGCATCGACAACCGCGGCAGCCACTTCTTCCTGTCCCTGTACTGGGCGCAGGAGCTGGCCGCGCAGACCGACGACGCGGACCTCGCGAAGGCGTTCGCGTCGCTCGCCGAGACCCTCGCGGGCGCACAGGAGAAGATCGTCGAGGAACTCGGCGCGGTCCAGGGCAACCCGGCCGACATCGGCGGCTACTACCAGCCCGACCCGGCCAAGGCCGCGAAGATCATGCGTCCGTCGACGACGTGGAACGAGGCGCTGGCTTCCCTGAGCTGACGCACGAAGCCTGTAGGGCTCTTGTCCCTCCGCCCCGGCCGGGATCTTCTCCGGCCGGGGCGGAGGCGTTTCGTGGGGCGGGCGGGTGCTGAGGGCTTGGCAGGAGACGGCACGTCACGCGCCGGCACTGCGGAAAACGGGCAGCCACTCACCCACCCCGGGAATCGGGACGCCAGGCGCCTGTGCGGGCAACCGGCCACCGCTCTGTCGCGTCGGAGAGCGAGCCGCCGCTCAGCCGTGCTGGAGAACGGCCCGCCATTCCACCGCGCCGGGCACCGGGCCGCCACGCGTCTGCGTCCGGAACCGGCACGCCGGTTCCCCACCCTCTCCTCGGTCCTCCCCTACGGCCGCCACTCAGCCGCCCCTGGACGCGAGGCCGTGCCGAGCCTCGGCTCGGCGCCCGCCCGTGCCCGAACGGTCTGCCGACCACCCGCACCCGACCGGCTCGCAGGCCACCCGCGCGAGAACCACTGACCGCCGCCCGTTCCGGCCAGGACTACGACCCGCCGCGCTCACCGATCCCCGGGCACTATCCCCACCGGCCCGCACCCACTCGCGTCACCAGTCCCGCACCGCGATCAGCTCCTCCACATCCGCGTCCGTGAAGCCGTACGCGTCGGCCACGAAGCCGAATTCCTCGGCTATCTCCTCGCGGGCCACGGTCTCGATCTCGCTGTCGGCGGCCTCGAAGTCGGCCTGTAGGGCGTTGAATTCCTCGGTGGCGACCTCCGTGAGGGCGTACAGCGCGGGCAGGTCGGCGGGGTGTTCGGTCTCGATGCGCTCGCACAGGCGCAGCAGGATGGCCTTGCCGAGGTCCAGGACGTGGTCGGGGTAGTAGTCGTCCCGGTACAGCGCGGGCAGGAACGCGTGCTCGGTGATCTGCTGGTTACTGACGGGCATGGTGGTGCTCCCCCGGTCCGTGATCGTCTGTGCGGATACCTTGATCCTGCACCACGCCACTGACAACGCCTCCGGGAGCCACCTGTGTCCCCCATTGCGCCGGCCTCCGGGCCGTCCTTCGAGCTGCTGCCCGGCGCCGCCGGCTCGCCCGTGATCCTCCATGTGCCGCACTCCGCGCGGGAGATACCGGCCGACGTCCGCGCGGACATCCTGCTGGACGACCCTGCGCTGGAACGCGAGCTGGACCACATCACCGACAGCCACACCGCGCGGATCGCCGCCGAGGCGGCACGCGCGTGTGCCGTCACCCCGTGGCGGTTCGTGAACCGTCTGTCGCGTCTGGTCGTCGATCCGGAACGCTTCCCTGACGAGCGCGAGGAGATGCTCGCCGTCGGCATGGGCGCGGTCTACACCCGCACGACCCACCACGCCGACCTGCGGCCCGCCGACCACGACCCCGAGCCGTTGATCGAGCGCTACTTCCGCCCGTACGCCCGCGCGATGACGGAGGCCGTCGCCGACCGGCTGGCCGCGACGGGCCGGGCCGTCGTCATCGACCTGCACTCCTATCCCACCGCCCCGCTCCCCTACGAACTCCACGGCACCGACCCCCGCCCCGCCGTCTGCCTGGGCACCGACACCCTCCACACCCCGCCCGCACTGCTGTCGGCGGCCCGCGAGGCGTTCGCGGGGTGCGGGGAGATCGGGCTCGACAGCCCGTTCATCGGTACGTACGTGCCGCTGGAGTTCTACGGCAAGGAGCCCGCGGTCGGCGCCCTGATGGTGGAGATCCGCCGGGACACGTACATGACGGAGCCCGGTGGCCCACCCGACGGCCCTGGGGTCGCCCGGCTCGCCTCCGCACTGACGACGCTCGTGAACGCCGTATCCGCGTAACCTCCCGCCCTCCGGCCCTCCGGCTGGAGCACTCCCGCAGGACAGGCGACCGGGGGCGTACGAGGGTGGACGCATGACCGAGGAGACCACCACGCTGACCGGCCAGGCCCCGCCCCCCGTCCGGGACTGGCCCCCGCTCGACCTGACCGGGACGGAGTTCGACCCGGTCCTCGCGGAGCTGATGCGCGAGGGCCCGCTGACCCGGATCCGGCTGCCGCACGGCGAGGGCTGGGCGTGGCTGGCCACCCGCTACGACGACGTGAAGATGATCACCAACGATCCACGGTTCGGCCGCGCGGAGGTGACGACACGTCAAGTGACGCGCATGGCCCCGCATTTCAAGCCCCGACCGGGGTCACTGGCCTTCGCCGACCAGCCGGACCACAACCGGCTGCGCAAGGCGATCGCGGGTGCGTTCACCGTCGGCGCGATGAAGCGGCTGCGGCCCCGGGCGCAGTCACTGCTCGACGCGCTGGTCGACGGGGTCGTGGCGGACGGGCCTCCGGCCGATCTGATGGAGCGGGTTCTCGAACCCTTCCCGCTCGCCGTCGTCAGCGAGGTCATGGGGGTACCCGACGAGGACCGGGAGCAGGTGCACGCCTGGACGCGGCAGATCATCTCCACGTCCGGCGGCGCCGAGGCCGCCGACCGCGCCAAGCAGGGCATGTACGCGTGGATCACGGACACGATCCGCGCCCGCGCCGAGAGCGACGGCACCGACGTGTACTCGCTGCTGGGCGGCGCCGTGGCCCGCGGCGAGATCAGCGAGGAGGAGGCGTCCGGTGTGGCGGGTCCGCTCCAGATCGGCGGGGAGGCTGTCACCCACAACTGCGGCCAGATGCTGTACCTGATGCTCACCCGCCCCGACCTGCTGGAGCGCCTGCGTGCCCAACCCGAGTGCAGGGAGGCCGCGTTGGACGAGCTCCTGCGGTTCATCCCGCACCGCTCCTCGGTCGGTCTGGCCCGGATCGCCCTGGAGGACGTCGAGTTGCACGGCCTGCGCATCAGCGCGGGCGATCCGGTCTACGTCTCCTACCTCGCCGCCAACCGCGACCCGGCCGTCTTCCCGGACCCGGACCGCATCGACGTCGACCGCGATCCCAACCCGCACCTGGCCCTCGGCAACGGCTCGCACTACTGCACCGGCGCCGTGCTGGCCCGTCTCCAGACCGAACTCCTCGTCGACACGCTGTTGGACCGCCTCCCAGGTCTCCAACTCGCCGTTCCCGCCGAGGAGATCGTCTGGCGCCGGAAGACGATGATCCGGGGGCCGCAGACGTTGCCTGTCACCTGGTAGGCCACTTGTGCGCGAGGACGGGGGTGTCCCCGACTCCGCCCTCGCGCACCGGCGTTCACGCCCGCAGCCACTCCGTGACGACGACCTCCCCGCCGGCCCGCAGCCGTAGCGCGAAGGGGCCGCTCGGGGGTGCGTCGCTGGTGAAGCGGCCCATGGCGTCGGCCGTGAGGGTGGTGGGGCGCAGGGCCTGGGGGCCGTTCAGGACCTCGATGCCGGCCGGTTGGGGTGGCATCACCTGGCCCATCAGGCCCTCGCTCGTCACCTCCACGTCGATGCTGAGGTCGCCCGCGGTGAAGGTCAGCATGCGGGGCGCGACCGTGGCCCCTCTGACCGGGATCGCGTCGACCAGGGAGTCGAAGGTCAGCTCCGCGAGTCGGGCGTCCATGTCGTACAACGCGTAGGCGTCCATGGCGAGTTGGCGCAGTTCGGCGGGGACCGGGTCCAGGATGGCGGCGGCCTGCCGCAGCTCCTCCTCCAGGAGGCTGTCGTCGAACTCCCCGCCGTCGGCGTCCTGTTCGTCGCCCTGGTCGTCGAACTCCTCGTCGTCGAAGGGGTCCTGACCGAAGGCGCCGAACGCGTCGAGACCGTCGTCGTGCATGCCGTTCACACCGCCCCCCGGGCGTCGAGTCGGGCCCGCAGCCGGCGCAGGCAGCGCTGGCGCATCGGGCCGATACTGCCGACGGCGATCCCCAGACCGGCGGACACCTCCTGATAGCTGGGCGGCGGCGAGGCCATCAGCACCCGCAGCAACTGCCTACAGCGCTCGCCCAGTTCCTCGAACTCCTGCCACAGCCGCCGGATGCGCTCGGCGTCGGAGGCCGCCTCCTCCGAGTCGATCAGCGACTGCTCGGGGGTGCGCTCCTCGCTGATGCGGTCGAGGAGTTGGGGATCGTCCGTCGGCATGAGCCGCCGTAGCGACTTGATCACCTTCAGGCACTCGTTGCGCGCGGTGCTCGCGAGCCAGGAGCCGGCCTTCTCGGGTTCGCGGATGCGCCGCAGGTGCTGGGCGAAGCGGAACCACACGGTCTGGTAGACCTCGTGGCCGTCGGCGTCGGAGAGCCGGTGGGCGCGCACCACTGACCAGACCAGTGGGCTCAACCCCTCCACGAGCGCCTTCCAGGCCGCCGCGTCGCCGTCGACGGCGGACTGGACGAGCGCGCCGACTTCTGCACGTTCCACGGTGCCACCCCTCGTGTACGGCATGTCATCGTACGCCGTGGAGGGGATGGTTCCGGCCCTCATGCCGGAGGGGAGAGCGGTACGACGGGGACCGGGCGCCAGGTGGGTGGGCGCAGCGCCGGTACGTGCGCCCCGCGCACTTCGGCGTACTCGGTGTTCCCCGTGAGGAGTTGGGTGCGGGCGGCGCGCGCGTCGGTCTCCTTGTTGGCCGTCATGAAGGCGGCGACCATGCCGGCGGCGACGGGTGCGGCGAACGATGTCCCGCTCCAGCGCGCGAGCCCCTCGAACGTCGCCTGGTCCGGGCTGCCCGGCTCGGTGTCCCCGGTCTGGCTCAACACGCCCTTGTGGGTGGGTGATTGGCAGGTGCAGGAGTAGGTGAAGCCGAAGCGGCAGGCGTCGTAGGTGGTGTGCTGGTAGGCGTACGGGGTGGGTGCGCCGAAGCCGGTGAGCGGGCCGATGAGCCGCTCGCCGGGGGCGTAGGCCTTGACCCACGCGCCGTGGTTGCTGAAGCAGGCGCCGAACTCGCCGTCGCTGCGCAGCGCTCCGACCGAGAGGACGACGTCCTGGTAGTCGGGCAGGTCGGCGTAGGCGGCGGGCCAGAACGGGGTGGCGCTGGCGTTGTTGCCGGCCGCGGCCACCAACAGGGTGCGTTGGCCCCGCAGTTCCTGCATGAAGCCCTCGACGCCGAGGAGTCCGTCGGTGCGGCCGTTCGAGGTGCCGGCGGAGAGGCTGATGACGTCGGGCCAGCCGTTCTGGTCGACGGCGGCGAACAGCGCCTCGCCGAAGTCGGATTCGAGGATGGCGCCCGCGTCGTTGAGGGTGTTGCGGACCGTGACCTCGGTGTTGGGCGAGACGGCCGCGACGAGCCCGGCGATGAACGTGCCGTGTCCTACGTACTGTTGGAGCACTCCCGCGTCGTCGGTCTCCCGGATCTGCGCGTCGCCCTGGACGTGGGCCAGCAGCGGGTACGACCGGTAGTCGTGCATGAGGCCGGTGTCGATGACGAGGACGCCCACGGCGGTGTCGGCGTCGTAACCGGCTTCCGCGGGCGCCGGGTTGGAGCCTTCGGTGAGCGGGGCGGGCACGGGCTCGTCGCCCGGGCAGGCGTTCACCGCGATCGACACCACGTGGTTGCGGCTGACCAGTCGGCGTCCGGCGCGGCCCTCCGGCTCGCGCAGGGCGCGCAGCGCGTTCGCCACGGCGTGGTCGCCGCGCCGGTCGCCGACGCCCGGGTCGCCGACCTGGATGCGGGTGATGCCGGACCGGTTGGTCTCGGGGCCCGCCCGGCGCACGGAGTCCGCGCTGAGGCCGGTGGCCGCGGTGAAGTGCGTGCGGACGGTGTCCTCGACGACGCGGGCCTCCTCGCCGTCACGGGCGAGCACGACGCCCTTCTCGTAGAAGAACTCGGCGGTGTCGTCCGGCCCCATCGCCAGGGGGACGTCGGGCATCGAGCGCTGGATCTGGTCGAACTGCTCGTGGAATCGCTGTGGTGCCATGGCGTGTTCCTCCCACTGCGGCGGCGGTCGTCAATCAGAGCCGCCGGGCCGCTCCTTGATACAGCCCCAAACCTGTGTGGTCTGCACCTGGGACCACTAGCATGGGAGAAGTGACAGCGGGAAGCGACTCGATTCTCGAACTGCTGCCGATGGTGTTCGCGGCCCCGAACGAGGCGCTGGCCGGTGCGCGGGAGGTTCTCGACGGCGATCCGACGCCGTTCCGGGCCTCCGTGGCGCACCACGCGATCGGCATGTGGCAGCGGGACTTCGGCGATCTACGGCTCGCCCTGCACCATCTGCGGCGGGCCCGCGACCTGGCGGCACGCGCGGATTCGGCGGACCGCGAGGCGGACGTACTCGGCACGCTGGGCGTGGCGTTGGTGCACGCGGGCCGCACCCGACAGGGCCTGGATGCCTTCGAGCGGGGCATCGCCCGCGGCACGGGACAGACCCGGGCGCGGGTGCTGTACCGGCGGGCGTACGTCTGGTGGGTGCTGGGCCGGCACCGCGAGGCGCTGGAGGACGTACGGCGGGCAATCGCCGTGCTGCGGCAGGCGGATGACGTGATCTGGATCGCGCGGGCGATCACCCTGCGCGCGACCGTGCATCTCGCGCTGGGCGCGGTGGACCGGGCCGACGCCGACTTCACGGCGGCCGAGCGGCTGTGGGAGACCACCGGCCAGGAGCACGACAAGGCGGACGTGGTGGAGAGCCGGGGGCTGGCCGCGTTCCGGTCGGGCGACATCCCGGTGGCGCTCCAACTCCTCGACGAGGCGAAGGAGATGTACGCCAAACTCGCCATCCCGACGTTCATGCTCACCATCCGCCGCTGCGAGGTGCTGATGAGTGCCGGACTCGCGTCCGAGGCACTGACCCACGCGGACACGGCGGTCGGGCTGCTCGACGGCATCGGCGGACAGTCCACCCGCAAGGCGGAGTTGCTGCTCGTGGCCGCCCGTGCGGCACGGCTCGCGGACGATCCGCACACGGCGATCGCGCGGGCCGCCGTGGCGGTACGGCTGTTCGCCGCGCAGCGGCGCACCTGGTGGGAGACGCATGCCCAACTGGTCCTGATCGAGGCCCGGTTGGCGGCCGGGCGCGCGTCGGGACGGCTGGTGGCGGACGCCGCCGCGGTGGCCGACCGACTGACCACGTTCGGCTCACCGTCCGCACCCGAGGCCTCACTCCTCGCGGGCCGTATCGCGCTCACCCTCGGCTGGACGGCGGACGCGGAACGGCACTTGGCGGTGGCCGCCCGCAGCAGACGTGGCGGCCCGCCGCTGGCCCGGATGACGGGCTGGGCGGCGCAGGCGCTGCGCGCGCAGGCCGCGGGCTCCGGGCGAGGTGTGCTGGAGGCGTGCCGGCGCGGGCTCGACGTCCTCGACGATCACCGTACGACCCTGGGTGCCTCGGAGTTGAGGGCGCGGGCGACCGCGCAGGGCGCGGAACTGGCGGCGCTGGCCCAGAGCGCGAGCCTGGTGTCCGGCGGCCCGCGACGCCTCCTGGTGTGGAGCGAACGCTGGCGGGCGACCGCCCTGTCCACCCCACCCGCCCGGCCACCGGCCGATCCGGCCCTTCTCAGCGACTTGACGGCGTTCCGCGTGATCGCCGCCCGCGCGGAGGAAGCCCGCAGCAAGGGCCGACCGCTGCCGCCCCTGGAACGCGAACAGCGGCGCCTGGAGCGGGAGATCCGCTCCCGCACCCTCCGTATGCGGGGCGACGCCCCCGGCGGGGGCGACCGCTTCGACCCGACTCGCCTGCTGGCGCGCCTCGGTGGGACACGGCTGGTCGAACTGGCCGTGGTGGACGGCCAGGTGCACGCCCTGCTCTGCGGGGAGGGAAGGGTACGCCGCTTCGAGGCAGGCCTCCTCGCGGAGGCGATGGCCGAGGCGGAACACGTACAGGCAGGTCTACGACGCCTGGCGCACCCCGGAGCGGAAGCGAGGCTCCCGGTGGTGGAGGCGGCGGGCCGCCGTCTGGAGGAACTCCTCCTCGGCGAGGCGGCTCAACACCTGGGCTCCGGGCCGGTGGTGGTGGTCCCGCCGGGCCGACTCCACCGCGTGCCCTGGGCGTTGCTGCCGTCGCTGCGCGAGCGCGTGCTCAGTGTGTCGCCGTCGGCGGGCAGTTGGCTGCGCGCCCTGGACACCGAACCGCCGTCCGGCGGCCGGCACGTCCTGGTGCGCGGCCCGGGCCTCGCGACCGGCGGCGCCGAGGTCCCGGACCTCGCCGACCGTTATGTCAGGCCCACGGTCCTGGAGCACGACGACGCCGAAGTACCCCGCGTGCTGGCCGAGTTGGACGGCGCGACCCTGGCCCACATCGCGGCCCACGGCACGTTCCGTGCGGACAGCCCCCTGTTCTCGTCCCTACGCATGGCCGACGGCCCGCTCATCGTCCACGACTTCGAACGCCTCGCCCGCAGCCCGTACCGCATCATCCTCTCCAGCTGCGACACGGCACGCCTCGCCTCGGTCGGCGCGGACGAACTCCTCGGCCTGGTCACGGCGTTGCTCCCCCTGGGCACGGCAGGCGTGATCGCGAGCAGCGCCCCGGTCAACGACGCGGCGGTCGTCCCCCTGATGCTCGCCGTGCACAAGGGCCTGCGCGCCGGCCTGTCTCTGGCGGAGGCGCTGCGCGATGCCCGGGCGTCGTTGCCGGGTGACGCGGTGCATCAGGCGACGGGGTGGGCGTTCTCGGCGTTCGGGGCGGCTTGAGGGGTCGAGGGGGAAGAGGGATGGTGGGGTGGTCGGCGGAGGGCGGGTAGGGGGCCGTCGACGAAGCCCGGGGGCTGGGCGGTTGGCGGAGCCCGGGTGGTTCGGCGGTGGGGCCCGGCCGCGCCGCGAGCTGTGCCGCGCGCCTGCCTGGCCTCGCTCGGACTGATCCGCGCCTCGCCCCGAGCGCCTGCCGGTTCGGCCCGACCAGCCCCCTCGACGGGTCAGGCCGAACCGGCAGATCCTCCCCCGGGCCGCCCCGTCTCGCCCGGTCGGCGGTGAAGCGCATCGAGCAACTGCCCCACCCAGAACGGCAATTACGTGCCGCCGGACCGAGCCGGAGCCGTGCCGATCACCAGTCAGTCCCAGCCCCGCCGGTCCCCCTCACGCCGACTGCGCCGCAGGCAGTTCCACCAGCCACGGCAACGCCCCGCGGTCGCTCGCGCCGAGGCGGGCGTAGGCGCTGTAGAGGTGGTTGCCGACGGTGCGGATGGAGAGGGTGAGGCGGTCGGCGATCTGGCGGTTGCTGAGGCCCGCGGCGGCGAGGGTGACGATCTGGCGTTGGCGGGCGGTGAGTTCGCCCAGGACCAGGCCGGACAGGGCGGGGGTGCGGGCGCCCTGGCAGCGGCGGGCCAGGGCTACCGCTCGGGTGCGGGACATGCGGGCGGCGCGGGGGTCGCGGTGGGCGCGGACCGCCTGGGCGTGTGCCTCGGCCGCGAAGAGCAGGAAGCCGCGTTGTTCCAGCTCCCCCGCCACCTTGTCCAGTGCGGGGCCGTCTCCCTCGACCAGGGCCTCCGCGTGCCTCGCGAGGACGGCCGGTCCGTCGCCGGGCAGTTCGGCGAGGCGGCCGGCGACGCGTTCGGGGGCGCCGAGGCGTACGGCGTCGTAGAGGACGTACGCGGCTGGCCTGGCGTCCTCGGCGGTGAGGCCGCGGGGCTCCTCGCCCTCTCGCCACCTGTCGTCGGCGATCTCGCGGGCCGCCTCCACGTCGCCGCGTGCCGCCGCCAGCCAGCTGCCCGCATCGTCGGACTCGGGGCGCTGGGCGAGGGCCTCGTCGGTGGCCGGTACGTCGCCCGACTGGGCGGCGGCCAGGGCGAGTTCGGCGGCGCAGTCGCGGCTGCCCGATGCCTCCCGCAACCCTTCCCGCGCCCAGGCCGCCGCCTCGCGCAGCTCCCCCCGGAGTCGCGCGAACCGTGCGCGGACGGCGGCGTACCCGGCCGGTACCGGCGCGCCCTCCGCCACCAGCCACTCCCCCACGGGCGTCGGCAGCGGACGTACGTCGGTGCGGTCGATGCGGTCGGTCAGCGCGGACCGCTCGGCCGCGAGGGCCGGGACGCACTGGTCCGGAGTGCGGGCCAGTCGGCGGGCCCGGAGCCGGCCGGCCGCGGCGCGCAGCGCGGGGCCGTGCAGCGGGTGGGCGAGGCGGACGGCGCCCTCGTCGTCGACGTGGATCAGGGTCTCGGTCTCCAGGCGTTCGAGGACGTCGAGGTCGAAGTCGTCCAGCGAGGACGCCAACGGCTCGGCGAAGGCGAGGCGTTCGAGGCTCTCGCGGTCCTCGGGGCCGGTGTGGGCGAGGACTTGCGCGGTGCGTTCGCGGACCGTCGCGGTGACCGGCACCGGGCCGCGCCACGCCCACTCGTCGGAGTCGGTCGCCCGGGTCAGCAGCCCGCGTTCGCGCACCGCGCCGAACAGGTCGCGCAGCAGCCGCAGATCACCTTGGCAGAGGCCGTACAGGCGGTTCACGGTGAGGGGTTCCAGCGGCCCCCCGGCGCCCAGCGCCAGCAACTGGGCCGTCTCCTCCCGGGGCAGCGGCTCCAGCGCGAGGCGCGGCAGCAGCTCGCCCGTCCACAGGCGCGACACCGCACCCGGCACCGGGTGGCCGTCGGCCACCACGACCACCAGCCGGGTCCGGCCGTGGACGGCGAGTTGGTGGACGAGCGCGGCCGAGGAGTCGTCGAGCAGATGGGCGTCGTCCACGAGCAACAGCCGGACACCGGACAGGAGTTGGACAGCGCGGTGCAGGGTGACGCTCTCGGGGAGCAGGTGTGCGAACGCGGCGAAGGGCAGCGAGCGGGTCTCGGGCGTCCCGGTGACCTTGGCGCAGTCGCCGCCCCGGACGGCCTCGGTCACCAGCCGGGTCTTGCCCCGACCGGCCGGACCGGTCACCACGATGCCGTGCCGCCCGGCCGTCAACGAACCGCGGATCAGCTCCAGTTCGTCCTCCCGGCCGGTGAACGGCCAGGGCAGTTCCAGGGTCTTCGCGTCCTGTTCGAAAGTCGTCACACAGATAGGAGCCCGGCTACTCACCCCTGATACAGGGTGACTTGAGTAGCCCTCGACTCAGGCGCCCGGGAACGGTCACCGGC from Streptomyces sp. NBC_01288 carries:
- a CDS encoding LuxR family transcriptional regulator AbsR2, coding for MTTFEQDAKTLELPWPFTGREDELELIRGSLTAGRHGIVVTGPAGRGKTRLVTEAVRGGDCAKVTGTPETRSLPFAAFAHLLPESVTLHRAVQLLSGVRLLLVDDAHLLDDSSAALVHQLAVHGRTRLVVVVADGHPVPGAVSRLWTGELLPRLALEPLPREETAQLLALGAGGPLEPLTVNRLYGLCQGDLRLLRDLFGAVRERGLLTRATDSDEWAWRGPVPVTATVRERTAQVLAHTGPEDRESLERLAFAEPLASSLDDFDLDVLERLETETLIHVDDEGAVRLAHPLHGPALRAAAGRLRARRLARTPDQCVPALAAERSALTDRIDRTDVRPLPTPVGEWLVAEGAPVPAGYAAVRARFARLRGELREAAAWAREGLREASGSRDCAAELALAAAQSGDVPATDEALAQRPESDDAGSWLAAARGDVEAAREIADDRWREGEEPRGLTAEDARPAAYVLYDAVRLGAPERVAGRLAELPGDGPAVLARHAEALVEGDGPALDKVAGELEQRGFLLFAAEAHAQAVRAHRDPRAARMSRTRAVALARRCQGARTPALSGLVLGELTARQRQIVTLAAAGLSNRQIADRLTLSIRTVGNHLYSAYARLGASDRGALPWLVELPAAQSA
- a CDS encoding CHAT domain-containing protein, with product MTAGSDSILELLPMVFAAPNEALAGAREVLDGDPTPFRASVAHHAIGMWQRDFGDLRLALHHLRRARDLAARADSADREADVLGTLGVALVHAGRTRQGLDAFERGIARGTGQTRARVLYRRAYVWWVLGRHREALEDVRRAIAVLRQADDVIWIARAITLRATVHLALGAVDRADADFTAAERLWETTGQEHDKADVVESRGLAAFRSGDIPVALQLLDEAKEMYAKLAIPTFMLTIRRCEVLMSAGLASEALTHADTAVGLLDGIGGQSTRKAELLLVAARAARLADDPHTAIARAAVAVRLFAAQRRTWWETHAQLVLIEARLAAGRASGRLVADAAAVADRLTTFGSPSAPEASLLAGRIALTLGWTADAERHLAVAARSRRGGPPLARMTGWAAQALRAQAAGSGRGVLEACRRGLDVLDDHRTTLGASELRARATAQGAELAALAQSASLVSGGPRRLLVWSERWRATALSTPPARPPADPALLSDLTAFRVIAARAEEARSKGRPLPPLEREQRRLEREIRSRTLRMRGDAPGGGDRFDPTRLLARLGGTRLVELAVVDGQVHALLCGEGRVRRFEAGLLAEAMAEAEHVQAGLRRLAHPGAEARLPVVEAAGRRLEELLLGEAAQHLGSGPVVVVPPGRLHRVPWALLPSLRERVLSVSPSAGSWLRALDTEPPSGGRHVLVRGPGLATGGAEVPDLADRYVRPTVLEHDDAEVPRVLAELDGATLAHIAAHGTFRADSPLFSSLRMADGPLIVHDFERLARSPYRIILSSCDTARLASVGADELLGLVTALLPLGTAGVIASSAPVNDAAVVPLMLAVHKGLRAGLSLAEALRDARASLPGDAVHQATGWAFSAFGAA